In Patescibacteria group bacterium, a single window of DNA contains:
- a CDS encoding type II secretion system F family protein has product MKRFIYKAKAKDGKIISGEVEASTADAAAKLVRAKGFTVLSITPKETGIIGIFTLYKNRITLNDVAGFTRQFATMINAGLPVTESLNILKLQAQPNFEPVISKILSDVENGESLSTAFDKHPKVFSPTYVALLKAGETGGVLDKVLVRIADNLEKSQEFRGKVIGALIYPIIIIVGMVIVTFIMMIFVIPKLLDLYSQFNATLPLPTQIVIGISNFFVRFWFIIIGLMVGGFLFFNSYSKTSEGRHKIDELIFKIPIIGDLQQKVMLTDLARTLALMVGAGVPIIEGMQVTAGAIGNVIIKDALTDASSQVEKGFPIAYAFAKHPEAFPYLFSQMIAVGEESGKIDEVLSKLAQVFETESDQKVKTLTAAIEPIVMIILGVGVGFLVVSIILPIYNLTNSF; this is encoded by the coding sequence ATGAAAAGATTTATCTACAAAGCAAAAGCTAAAGATGGGAAAATTATATCAGGAGAAGTTGAGGCATCAACTGCGGATGCTGCAGCAAAACTTGTTCGTGCAAAGGGATTTACAGTTTTAAGCATAACTCCAAAAGAAACCGGAATTATTGGAATTTTTACATTATACAAAAACAGAATTACATTAAATGATGTCGCAGGTTTTACCAGACAATTTGCAACAATGATAAATGCAGGACTTCCGGTAACAGAAAGTTTAAATATTTTAAAATTGCAGGCCCAGCCCAATTTTGAACCTGTAATCTCAAAAATTTTAAGTGATGTTGAAAACGGTGAATCTTTATCTACAGCTTTTGACAAACATCCTAAAGTTTTCTCTCCAACATATGTGGCTCTCTTGAAAGCTGGAGAAACCGGAGGAGTTTTGGATAAAGTCTTAGTTCGTATTGCCGATAATCTTGAAAAATCCCAGGAATTTAGAGGAAAAGTAATCGGCGCTCTTATTTATCCAATAATTATTATCGTTGGTATGGTAATTGTAACTTTTATTATGATGATCTTTGTTATCCCTAAGCTTCTTGATTTATATTCGCAATTTAATGCAACACTTCCTTTACCAACTCAAATCGTTATTGGCATTTCCAATTTCTTCGTTCGTTTTTGGTTTATTATTATTGGTCTTATGGTTGGCGGTTTTCTCTTTTTTAATTCTTATTCAAAAACAAGCGAAGGTCGACATAAAATTGATGAACTTATTTTTAAAATACCAATAATCGGAGATCTTCAGCAAAAAGTCATGCTTACAGATCTTGCAAGAACTCTAGCTTTAATGGTTGGAGCTGGAGTTCCAATCATTGAAGGTATGCAAGTCACAGCTGGAGCAATTGGAAATGTAATTATAAAAGACGCATTAACAGATGCTTCTTCTCAAGTTGAAAAAGGCTTCCCTATTGCCTATGCATTTGCAAAGCATCCCGAAGCTTTTCCCTATCTTTTTTCTCAAATGATTGCAGTTGGCGAAGAGTCTGGAAAAATCGATGAAGTTCTTTCCAAATTAGCCCAGGTTTTTGAAACAGAATCAGATCAAAAAGTAAAAACATTAACTGCAGCGATAGAACCGATAGTAATGATTATTTTAGGAGTAGGAGTTGGTTTTTTGGTTGTTTCTATAATCTTGCCAATATACAACTTGACTAATTCGTTTTAA
- a CDS encoding prepilin-type N-terminal cleavage/methylation domain-containing protein: MKKNKGYTLIEMMVVIIVFSVLAIVVSETVISTLKGTSKSAAISSVRQNLDYAIGSMERQIRGAQSITSTCNGAPATQISFIDQNLNPVTFSCNDINSNGQVSNIASSSASLTSGSISISSCSFTCTNGTTNSPPSVLINITASDIKGQNAPITETTQITLRSY; the protein is encoded by the coding sequence ATGAAAAAAAATAAAGGTTATACATTAATCGAAATGATGGTTGTGATTATTGTTTTCTCTGTTCTTGCTATTGTTGTATCAGAAACGGTAATTTCCACCTTAAAGGGCACATCAAAATCAGCGGCAATTTCTTCTGTGCGCCAGAATTTAGATTATGCTATAGGTTCAATGGAGAGACAAATACGTGGCGCGCAATCAATAACAAGTACATGTAATGGTGCACCAGCAACACAAATAAGTTTTATAGACCAGAATTTAAACCCTGTTACTTTTAGCTGCAATGATATTAATTCAAACGGCCAGGTTTCCAATATTGCATCATCATCTGCAAGTTTAACTTCTGGCTCTATTTCTATAAGTTCTTGTTCTTTCACCTGCACGAACGGTACCACAAACTCCCCGCCTTCAGTCTTAATTAATATCACAGCAAGCGATATAAAAGGCCAAAACGCCCCAATTACAGAAACTACCCAAATAACTCTTAGAAGTTATTGA
- a CDS encoding LamG-like jellyroll fold domain-containing protein, producing the protein MEAYNKHSLSPLDKGQSFFEVVVAMALISLVLIAIVSLAAVSIRASVFSRNQTEASRFTQQAIEWLQSERDANWTAFVGHTTSSIWCLDSLYWQKAGTCDSSSLISGTVFTRSASFTVNTNSTITAEVSTTWSDAQGKHTVPVTVVFSNNQTTFAAVPTSSPTSLPSPSPTATPIPAPIAYWKFNEGSGTTVSDSSGNGNTGSLINTPTWTTGISNGAINFNGTNQYVSVSDSGILNLTGDLSISLWINPSSSQTVNSDILRKESSGNGFGIEQTGSGLNYSFGWKNSSGFQCWSSNPFSLTAGAWQQLVIVKSGATRSVYINGSPQSAGTCTGSNASISSTSGVALQIAGWSSFPTRYFKGTLDDIHIFNYALSSAQVQYLYNNPGN; encoded by the coding sequence ATGGAAGCATACAATAAACACAGTTTGTCCCCTCTGGATAAAGGCCAATCTTTTTTTGAGGTCGTTGTTGCTATGGCTTTAATCTCTTTGGTGCTTATTGCAATTGTTAGTTTAGCTGCTGTTTCAATTCGTGCCTCGGTCTTCTCTAGAAACCAAACAGAAGCCTCTCGCTTTACTCAACAAGCAATAGAATGGTTGCAATCAGAACGCGATGCTAATTGGACGGCTTTTGTTGGACATACAACTTCTTCAATTTGGTGTCTTGATTCTCTATACTGGCAAAAAGCTGGAACCTGTGATTCTTCAAGTTTAATTTCTGGAACAGTTTTTACAAGATCTGCATCCTTTACTGTAAACACCAACAGCACAATTACAGCTGAAGTTTCTACCACTTGGTCAGATGCTCAAGGAAAACACACTGTGCCTGTAACTGTTGTTTTTTCTAATAATCAAACTACTTTTGCTGCCGTTCCTACCTCCTCTCCGACTTCTTTACCGAGCCCTTCACCAACCGCAACCCCCATTCCTGCTCCAATCGCATATTGGAAATTTAACGAAGGCTCGGGAACAACCGTAAGCGATAGCAGCGGAAACGGAAATACAGGATCATTAATAAATACTCCAACCTGGACAACTGGTATTTCAAACGGCGCGATTAATTTTAATGGAACAAATCAATATGTCTCTGTTTCCGATTCTGGAATACTTAATTTAACAGGAGATTTAAGCATTTCCTTGTGGATTAATCCATCTTCTTCCCAGACAGTAAATAGTGATATTTTACGCAAAGAGTCTTCTGGAAACGGCTTTGGTATCGAACAAACTGGCTCAGGTCTTAACTATAGTTTTGGCTGGAAAAATTCTTCTGGCTTTCAATGCTGGTCAAGTAATCCTTTTAGTCTGACAGCAGGTGCCTGGCAGCAATTAGTTATTGTCAAAAGCGGTGCCACAAGAAGCGTTTATATCAATGGATCTCCACAGTCAGCAGGAACTTGTACAGGAAGTAATGCTTCTATTTCTTCAACGAGCGGGGTGGCATTACAAATTGCTGGTTGGTCAAGTTTTCCGACACGTTATTTTAAAGGCACGCTTGACGATATACACATTTTTAATTATGCTCTCTCGTCAGCACAGGTCCAATACTTATATAATAATCCAGGAAACTAA
- a CDS encoding type II secretion system protein → MRAGYTLIELLVVIVVMTILFTVGFTTFQDYSKQQALLQTITFIQTDLRSIQEAAIAGNKPTTCTGTLNGYQFNFISATEYETDAVCSGGIIQIKDVNMPSDISLNTPIPNPLIFKTLAQGTNIPDGNSASIVITQASTGNAKTITIGSNGSIQ, encoded by the coding sequence ATGAGAGCAGGTTACACTTTAATTGAACTTCTAGTCGTCATTGTAGTGATGACCATTTTGTTTACTGTCGGCTTTACTACTTTTCAGGATTATTCCAAACAGCAGGCCTTATTACAAACAATAACTTTCATCCAAACAGATTTGCGTTCTATTCAAGAAGCAGCAATCGCTGGCAACAAACCAACAACCTGCACTGGTACTTTAAATGGTTATCAATTCAATTTTATAAGCGCTACAGAATATGAAACAGATGCTGTCTGCAGCGGCGGCATTATACAGATAAAGGATGTTAATATGCCCAGTGATATTTCTTTAAACACACCAATTCCTAATCCTCTTATTTTTAAAACTCTTGCTCAGGGAACGAATATTCCAGATGGAAACTCTGCTTCTATAGTTATTACACAAGCATCAACTGGAAACGCCAAAACAATTACTATTGGATCAAATGGAAGCATACAATAA
- a CDS encoding prepilin peptidase has product MITIGLLVFGLIIGSFLGALTYRLPRRISIIKGRSFCPSCKAQINWYDNIPLISYVLLQGKCRDCSSHISRREPLIELATGIIFIFVGLNIFNLILASILIAIFVIDFENQIIPDELVFGGILIAVCKLIFTSSFLYPNLLASFLSALILLMISLITHGKGMGLGDVKLALLIGLLVGLKFFLVWLFFSFLIGAVLGLFLIIIKKAKLRQRIAFGPFLIFGIAMVLFFGDYFIKLIGL; this is encoded by the coding sequence ATGATAACCATTGGTTTGTTAGTGTTTGGTTTGATAATCGGTTCTTTCTTGGGAGCGCTCACATACAGGCTCCCAAGAAGAATTAGTATAATAAAAGGAAGATCTTTTTGTCCTTCATGTAAAGCTCAAATCAATTGGTATGACAACATTCCTCTTATTTCGTATGTCCTTTTACAGGGAAAATGTAGAGATTGCAGCAGTCACATTTCTCGTCGTGAACCTTTAATTGAGCTTGCGACAGGAATTATTTTTATTTTTGTCGGCCTAAATATTTTTAATCTAATACTTGCAAGTATTCTAATTGCTATTTTTGTAATTGATTTTGAAAATCAAATTATCCCTGATGAATTAGTTTTTGGGGGAATTTTGATTGCGGTTTGTAAATTAATATTCACAAGCTCGTTTCTCTATCCTAATTTATTAGCCAGTTTTTTATCTGCATTAATTTTATTAATGATTAGTTTAATTACGCATGGAAAAGGTATGGGTTTGGGAGATGTTAAGCTTGCGCTTTTGATTGGTTTGCTTGTTGGTCTTAAGTTTTTCTTAGTTTGGCTTTTCTTTTCTTTTTTAATTGGGGCGGTACTTGGTCTTTTTTTGATTATTATTAAAAAAGCAAAATTACGCCAGAGAATTGCTTTTGGTCCGTTTTTAATCTTTGGAATAGCTATGGTTTTATTTTTTGGTGATTATTTTATAAAATTAATTGGTCTATGA
- a CDS encoding type IV pilus twitching motility protein PilT, whose product MTIRDLLQLTVDRNASDLHIVVGIAPTLRIDEELIPVPNEQILTPEIMETYLKELLNSNQLESLATNKEIDFSISFSEKARFRVNAYTQKGTWGVAFRKIPLIIPSLDELKLPKIMNEFVNMRQGFVLITGPTGHGKSTTLASVINEINKTRSVHIVTIEDPVEFIFNSVKSIISQREMHEDTHSWSIALRSVLREDPNVVLIGEMRDYETIAAALTIAETGHLVFATLHTNSAAETVDRIVDVFPDEQQDQVRLQLSNVLAAVVSQRLMPAISGGRIVATEVMTASNAIKTAIREGKTHQIRSVIQTSGNQGMYTLESSLASMVKEGKITAEVATNYSTEPEELARLMRS is encoded by the coding sequence ATGACAATTAGAGATTTATTGCAACTCACAGTCGACAGAAACGCTTCAGATCTTCATATAGTTGTGGGAATTGCACCGACTCTCCGCATTGATGAAGAATTAATTCCGGTTCCAAACGAACAAATATTAACTCCCGAGATAATGGAAACTTATTTAAAAGAACTTTTAAATAGCAATCAATTAGAGTCTCTTGCTACAAACAAAGAAATTGATTTTTCTATTTCATTCTCAGAGAAGGCTCGTTTTCGTGTTAACGCCTATACTCAAAAGGGCACCTGGGGTGTAGCTTTTCGTAAAATTCCTCTTATTATCCCCTCTCTCGATGAATTAAAATTGCCAAAAATAATGAATGAGTTTGTAAATATGCGCCAAGGATTTGTGCTTATTACAGGCCCAACTGGTCATGGTAAATCTACCACTCTTGCATCAGTTATAAATGAAATCAATAAAACTCGCTCTGTGCATATTGTAACCATAGAAGATCCGGTTGAATTTATATTTAATTCAGTCAAATCAATTATTAGCCAGCGCGAAATGCACGAAGATACTCATTCTTGGAGTATTGCGCTTCGAAGTGTCCTTCGTGAAGATCCAAATGTTGTTTTGATTGGTGAAATGCGCGATTATGAAACAATTGCTGCAGCGCTAACAATTGCAGAAACTGGCCATTTAGTTTTTGCAACCCTTCATACAAATAGTGCGGCAGAAACAGTTGACCGTATTGTTGATGTTTTTCCTGACGAACAGCAAGATCAGGTGCGTTTGCAGCTATCAAATGTCTTAGCTGCTGTTGTTTCCCAACGTCTTATGCCGGCAATTTCTGGGGGGAGAATTGTTGCAACCGAGGTTATGACTGCAAGTAACGCCATTAAAACTGCAATTCGCGAAGGCAAGACTCATCAGATAAGATCTGTAATTCAAACCTCCGGAAATCAGGGAATGTATACCTTAGAAAGTTCTCTTGCTTCAATGGTTAAAGAAGGAAAAATAACGGCAGAAGTAGCTACAAATTATTCAACAGAACCTGAAGAGCTTGCCAGATTAATGCGATCATGA
- a CDS encoding GspE/PulE family protein encodes MAALPIANGIDDNQNLVDILVSQGALNSVIGDRIKMAQVQTGKDPEDLIKEQNLVTETALTKAKATFFNVPYLDLDTIPISPDALSFVTSDIAQRFRVFPVNVDRTKNELTLAMADPLDLSAIEFIEQKTNLHVRPQAADASKIDEFTKTRYEASLSQKVTEALEDVSQEGVKTLDAKQEAAGNFVRGEKIGEIVSDILDFAVRSRASDIHIEPEEKAVRVRYRIDGILQEKLTIPKRLQEPLLSKIKILAGMKIIEKRIPQDGRFNFRSGNNEEVDLRVSTLPTAWGEKVVMRLLKKTGGIPDLPELGLRGHALKNLEDAILRPHGIILICGPTGSGKTTTLYSIIQRINTPKINIMTLEDPIEYKIAGVNQVQINPDVGLTFASGLRAFLRQDPNVILVGEIRDRETADLAIQASLTGHLVFATLHTNDAAGALPRLLDMGAEPFLITSSITAIVAQRVLRKIDENGKVAYDPDLKVLQQVKDGLGTLYQPKSNPVKFFKGTPSPENNNSGYLGRVGIYEVLPVTEKISRLILERAPAGQIAVEAKNEGMITLEQDGFLKVLDGTTTVEEVLRVAQE; translated from the coding sequence ATGGCTGCCCTACCAATTGCTAATGGTATTGATGATAATCAGAATCTTGTCGATATTCTTGTTTCCCAAGGTGCTTTAAATTCAGTAATTGGAGACCGAATCAAAATGGCCCAGGTGCAGACAGGCAAAGACCCTGAAGATTTAATAAAAGAACAAAATTTAGTAACTGAAACTGCATTAACAAAAGCAAAAGCAACTTTTTTTAATGTCCCTTATTTAGATCTTGATACTATTCCTATAAGCCCCGATGCATTATCGTTTGTCACTTCAGATATCGCTCAAAGATTTCGTGTATTTCCAGTAAACGTCGACCGCACCAAAAATGAACTCACTCTTGCGATGGCAGACCCACTAGACCTTTCTGCAATTGAATTTATTGAGCAAAAAACTAATTTACATGTACGCCCCCAGGCAGCAGATGCAAGTAAAATTGATGAGTTCACAAAGACTCGTTATGAAGCTTCGCTTTCACAAAAAGTAACTGAGGCTCTTGAAGACGTCAGTCAAGAAGGAGTGAAAACTCTGGATGCTAAACAAGAAGCAGCAGGGAATTTTGTAAGAGGCGAGAAAATCGGAGAAATTGTAAGCGATATTTTAGATTTTGCAGTGCGTTCTCGTGCAAGCGATATTCACATTGAGCCTGAAGAAAAAGCAGTTCGCGTTCGCTACCGCATTGACGGTATTTTACAAGAAAAATTAACTATTCCGAAGCGTCTCCAGGAGCCACTCCTCTCCAAAATAAAAATTTTGGCAGGAATGAAAATTATTGAAAAAAGAATCCCTCAGGACGGTCGCTTCAATTTTCGAAGCGGTAATAATGAAGAAGTTGATCTTCGTGTCTCTACACTCCCTACTGCCTGGGGAGAAAAGGTAGTTATGCGACTTCTCAAAAAAACAGGAGGTATTCCCGACCTTCCTGAATTGGGGCTAAGGGGCCATGCCTTAAAAAATCTTGAAGATGCCATTCTTCGCCCGCATGGAATTATTTTAATTTGCGGTCCGACTGGTTCTGGTAAAACAACCACCCTCTATTCAATTATTCAGCGCATTAATACGCCGAAAATTAACATCATGACGCTTGAAGACCCGATTGAATATAAAATCGCAGGAGTCAATCAGGTGCAAATTAATCCCGATGTGGGTTTGACATTTGCCTCGGGATTACGCGCGTTTTTACGTCAAGATCCAAACGTAATTCTTGTCGGAGAAATTCGCGACCGCGAAACTGCAGATCTTGCGATCCAAGCATCGCTTACTGGCCATTTAGTTTTTGCAACGCTTCATACAAATGATGCCGCAGGAGCACTTCCTCGCCTTCTTGATATGGGCGCGGAGCCGTTTTTAATCACTTCTTCTATTACTGCTATTGTTGCCCAACGTGTGTTGCGTAAAATTGACGAAAACGGCAAAGTTGCTTACGATCCGGACCTAAAGGTTTTGCAGCAAGTGAAAGACGGACTTGGGACGCTTTACCAGCCCAAATCAAATCCTGTTAAATTTTTTAAAGGCACGCCATCACCTGAAAACAATAATTCTGGATATTTAGGCCGTGTAGGAATTTATGAAGTTTTGCCAGTCACAGAAAAAATTTCCAGATTAATTTTAGAGCGGGCTCCTGCTGGGCAAATTGCAGTTGAAGCTAAAAACGAAGGTATGATTACCCTTGAGCAAGATGGTTTTTTGAAAGTTCTTGATGGCACCACGACTGTTGAAGAGGTGTTGCGTGTCGCGCAAGAATAA
- the pilM gene encoding type IV pilus assembly protein PilM, which produces MSVGLDIGSVTIKAVEIKSEGGRPVLKSAGIIGVKDLSIDRIQSNSEYVTVADTIKRLFAASKISSKQVNISLPESLVFTRSIKFPILTDQEIASAVKWQAEEIIPIPIKEAIFQHVVLERKENAQPPFVSVLVVAAPRALVEKYIKLLGMAGLTVVGVETELLALTRALSVPGQTIVILDLGAKSTNLGIIKNEKLVFTRTIPTAGDAFTRAVAQNFGVNTSQADEYKKTYGLSPSQLEGKVANAISPVFRIITENISKAVHFYQTDEGEEQPSLIEISGGTAGLPEINTTLTKLIGSEVVIANPFSKLVVDENTKQSLNPYAPLYSVAVGLALKEG; this is translated from the coding sequence ATGAGCGTAGGATTAGACATTGGTTCAGTAACAATAAAAGCGGTTGAAATAAAGTCGGAAGGAGGCAGGCCGGTTCTTAAGTCTGCTGGTATTATTGGTGTCAAAGATTTAAGCATCGATAGAATTCAGAGTAACTCTGAATATGTTACCGTTGCAGATACAATTAAAAGATTATTTGCAGCAAGTAAAATTTCATCCAAACAAGTAAATATTTCTCTTCCTGAATCTCTTGTTTTTACTCGAAGCATTAAATTTCCCATTCTTACAGATCAAGAAATTGCCTCTGCTGTAAAATGGCAAGCAGAAGAGATTATTCCCATACCGATCAAAGAAGCAATTTTCCAGCATGTTGTTTTAGAACGCAAAGAAAATGCCCAACCGCCCTTCGTTTCCGTGTTGGTAGTCGCTGCACCTCGTGCATTAGTTGAAAAATACATCAAACTTCTAGGAATGGCGGGACTTACTGTGGTGGGAGTAGAAACAGAATTACTTGCGCTTACCAGAGCACTTAGTGTTCCTGGTCAGACAATTGTTATTCTAGATCTCGGTGCAAAATCCACTAACCTTGGTATCATTAAAAATGAAAAACTTGTTTTTACCCGAACAATTCCTACAGCAGGAGATGCTTTTACAAGAGCCGTTGCTCAGAATTTTGGGGTCAATACCTCACAGGCTGATGAATATAAAAAAACTTATGGACTGAGTCCTTCTCAGCTTGAAGGAAAAGTTGCAAACGCTATCTCTCCTGTTTTTAGAATCATTACTGAAAACATTTCTAAGGCAGTACATTTTTACCAAACAGATGAAGGAGAAGAGCAGCCAAGTTTAATAGAAATTTCAGGAGGGACAGCTGGATTGCCAGAAATTAATACAACTCTCACAAAATTAATTGGCAGCGAAGTTGTTATTGCAAATCCGTTTAGCAAACTGGTTGTCGATGAAAATACGAAACAAAGTCTAAATCC
- a CDS encoding type II secretion system protein produces the protein MKKGFTLIELLVVIAVLGVLAAVVIVSINPLQQLAKTRDAGRLDSVTQMGDALLTYAESHSNTFPTVAQWTASPNQLVAAGELTAIPSAVAYSGGTSACTTNVINSTWCYQVTAGTGAIVYAKTEALSNSSNCGTGTSAYYVYSTSLGRAGGVCAATEAAIGLSPTFTF, from the coding sequence ATAAAAAAAGGTTTTACATTAATAGAACTTTTGGTAGTTATCGCAGTTCTTGGAGTTTTAGCAGCAGTCGTTATTGTTTCCATAAATCCTTTGCAGCAGCTTGCAAAGACACGTGATGCAGGAAGATTAGACTCTGTTACTCAAATGGGAGATGCTTTACTTACTTATGCTGAAAGCCATAGTAATACTTTCCCAACAGTAGCCCAGTGGACAGCATCGCCAAATCAACTAGTTGCAGCTGGAGAGCTTACAGCGATTCCCTCTGCAGTTGCTTATAGCGGTGGAACTTCAGCTTGCACAACAAACGTAATTAATAGCACATGGTGTTATCAGGTAACAGCAGGAACAGGAGCTATTGTTTATGCCAAGACTGAGGCATTATCAAACAGCAGCAATTGTGGCACTGGAACATCTGCATACTATGTATATTCCACATCGCTTGGAAGAGCAGGTGGGGTTTGTGCAGCAACAGAAGCTGCCATTGGTTTATCGCCAACTTTCACATTCTAA
- a CDS encoding type II secretion system protein, whose product MLKIKHTKGFTLIELLIVVSIIGILTAFFVNTSTINIKRSRDARRKTDLSAIQSAIETYKADCNVYPTSMNFGSTLTGDGSTANCLSTNKYMTLVPQDPNSESSYVYWSDGTTYDICSTLEVTDNSMAVTCGSGAGATTNCGSSTCYYEVTNP is encoded by the coding sequence ATGCTAAAAATAAAACACACTAAAGGTTTTACTTTAATAGAACTTCTAATCGTTGTGTCAATTATTGGGATTCTTACTGCCTTTTTTGTTAATACTTCAACCATAAACATTAAACGAAGCAGAGATGCAAGGAGGAAAACAGATCTTTCAGCAATTCAAAGTGCAATCGAAACATACAAAGCAGACTGTAATGTTTATCCGACATCTATGAATTTTGGAAGCACTTTAACCGGTGATGGTTCGACTGCAAATTGTCTTTCGACAAATAAATACATGACTCTTGTCCCTCAGGATCCAAATAGCGAAAGTTCATATGTTTATTGGTCTGACGGCACAACATATGATATTTGCTCTACTTTAGAAGTAACTGACAATTCCATGGCTGTTACATGTGGCAGCGGAGCAGGAGCGACAACAAATTGTGGTTCAAGTACATGCTATTATGAAGTTACAAACCCATGA